In a genomic window of Halobiforma lacisalsi AJ5:
- a CDS encoding FtsZ/tubulin family protein — MARTDTFTRWSVIASGEGGGRIASQFFDRSENPGIDDRILVMNTNRADLRNTIDRMQGGMGTDRDEDEMMESHALEFGSQQGAGNFFPNGEACAREDLDRIVENIKEFGTTDAFMHVATLGGGTGNGSIPYVVDQFKNGLEDLNDNGASERWMDSVIHTAFGVWPYYYEQPQRHFNAVCGLSRLLRTGEGEQNGDMVLLAANSHLDEEENGNGRHYDSINDAIITAIDLMIGAGRETRSVIDVKDYVTIPSQMDAYHFTPAVATELNGNVYELEYMLDQAAENTYVPMDVGTTQAAYAIVRAPESMIENDEITEPDVYGAFRDWTGKHDINVAGQASLTPKRGRGSDIDVLLLLGGFDLNPLLEHSWDEFEMLGDSLAGQGRGEGDLSRAELDRIVDNLESYVERNAE, encoded by the coding sequence GTCATGAACACCAACCGCGCCGACCTCCGGAACACGATCGACCGGATGCAAGGCGGGATGGGGACCGACCGGGACGAAGACGAGATGATGGAATCCCACGCGCTGGAGTTCGGCTCCCAGCAGGGTGCGGGGAACTTCTTCCCGAACGGGGAGGCCTGCGCCCGCGAGGACCTCGATCGGATCGTCGAGAACATCAAGGAGTTCGGCACGACCGACGCGTTCATGCACGTCGCCACGCTCGGCGGCGGCACCGGGAACGGATCGATTCCCTACGTCGTCGATCAGTTCAAGAACGGCCTCGAGGATCTGAACGATAACGGGGCCTCGGAGCGGTGGATGGACAGCGTGATCCACACGGCCTTCGGCGTCTGGCCCTACTACTACGAGCAGCCCCAGCGACACTTCAACGCCGTCTGTGGTCTTTCCCGGCTGCTTCGAACCGGCGAGGGGGAGCAGAACGGCGACATGGTCCTGCTGGCGGCGAACTCCCACCTGGACGAGGAGGAGAACGGCAACGGCCGTCACTACGACTCCATCAACGACGCGATCATCACTGCGATCGACCTGATGATCGGCGCGGGCCGGGAGACGCGCAGCGTCATCGACGTGAAAGACTACGTCACGATCCCGTCCCAGATGGACGCCTACCACTTCACGCCAGCCGTCGCGACCGAACTCAACGGAAACGTCTACGAACTCGAGTACATGCTCGATCAGGCCGCCGAGAACACCTACGTCCCGATGGATGTCGGCACGACCCAGGCGGCCTACGCGATCGTACGGGCTCCCGAGAGCATGATCGAGAACGACGAGATCACCGAACCCGACGTCTACGGTGCGTTCCGCGACTGGACGGGGAAACACGACATCAACGTCGCCGGCCAGGCCAGCCTCACCCCCAAACGAGGTCGGGGAAGCGACATCGACGTCCTGCTGTTGCTCGGCGGGTTCGACCTGAACCCGCTGCTCGAGCACTCATGGGACGAGTTCGAGATGCTCGGCGACAGCCTCGCCGGGCAGGGTCGCGGCGAGGGCGACCTCTCGCGGGCGGAACTGGATCGCATCGTCGACAACCTCGAGTCGTACGTGGAGCGGAACGCGGAGTGA